ATATGACCAAGTTCTTAACCCCTTCCCTGGTTTTACTCTGGTGTGGAACAAGTCCAACAACACCTATGATCTCCTGATTGAGAACGTGACTGAGTCTGACCTGGGACTCTACTACTGTGGAACTGTGGAGAGAAGGGTGGTGGAAACAGAAATGATAAAACAGGAGACGATCTATCTTTATGGAGATATAACCATCAGTCTTTCATTTGGTAAGAATGTCTCTGTTCATTTATTCCAGATTGAGTAAATGACATTGCTCAGATTGAGTAAATGAGGTTCCTCAGATTGACTGAATGAGGTTCCTCAGATTGACTGAATGAGGTTCCTCAGATTGACTGAATGAGGTTCCTCAAATTGACTGAATGAGGTTCCTCAGATTGAGAACAGAAGCAATaacgtgtctgtgtgctgtgcttGTTCTCTGCTTCCACCGTGTTAGTTCCAGAGCCGGCTCCTTCAGAGCCAGCCAGTCATCCTGATCCAGAGAAGGATCTATACCGGATCCTGCTGCTCACTCTGTGTCCTGGCtgtgctctcttctcctccatcctctcctccatcctggtCTACCACTACTGCTGCAGGACGATCGgtactctcaccctctctcactgcctgcactccttttctctgtctggtctctcctcctctctcactgcatgtactctttttctctgtctggtctctcctcctctctcactgcctgcattccttttctctgtctggtctctcctcctctctcactgcaagtactccttttctctgtctggtctctcctctctcactgcctgcactccttttctctgtctggtctctcctcctctttcactctctgcactccttttctctgtctcacatTCTCTCACTTCTTCCTCACATACGAATTCACAAGGACTCACTTTGATTACCAACTGATTTGCTAAAACGTAAATACCCTTTAACGAATATACTTTCAACTGAAAAGTTCCGAATCATTTGTCAGATCATTCTCCTTAATTATACAGCACACTTTGACTAATGCTGATGAATCTTCTCTGCAGCTTCAAAGGAACCTCAAGGAGATTGCAGGACTGacaccaggaggagagagagcagagtgcaGGTAGGATATCCCCCTAACCGTCATGGGTATTGTAGTTGTAGTGTCAAAGGCTAGTGTTTGTAGAATTGTAGTACTTGTTTTggttacccacaatgtttggggctatctcgttgttactCACAGCAGTAAAATACAAGCTCTCCCACTGATAGTCAAAGTAAatactctcttggaagtcgctttggataaaagcatctgctaaatgaatacatgtaaatgtaagacgaCATTCTACTGAACTGTCATGAgggacctctgacctccagcagGAAGGAGACCAGTGTTACGCTGCGCTGGATTTCCCCCAGGGACAGAGgataccacagaagaagagtAGGACTCAGAGCTCTGACTTCAGTACCTACTCAGCCATCAAGACTAGTGGggtctgaggagagggagaagcacTTGCAGCACCAACCATGACcacaagggggagggagagggaacatAAAACAATTTGTTGAAATTACAACAAAACTAGTTGGCTTATTGAGATAGACATTGCTTTTTTTGATCCAAAGACTGAGTCAATAAGCATTTGTACAATAAATTTTTATAGTgtgtataaatataaatgtttaaaGAATACAGTGTTATGTTCAGCGACACCTGTTACAATAAACGACACaattattacatttaaatgtgttgTTCTAAAGAAATACTGGCTCCAATATGGAGTTCAATTATATTTTTGTGGAATTGTATGTATCACTGTTTATAGTCAAAGATCCTATTTTGATCCTAATAAGTCATATTttaagagttttttttttataccttaAGCAATGTTTTGGATAATTTTTATTCATTGTGATCggtttgttctttttttctgtaCAACAACGAGAATAAACGCACTGTGTATTCAAGTATAGACTACTGTAAGTGAAATAGTACAATTTTAGTTTACTTTTGTTATACTTTCAGGAAATGAACTTTAAAAAACAGTTTACTTGTATGTACTTTTAAGATGTACATTTAGAAAACTGCTTTTTTTAAACTAAAAACGTATGAGTATACTAACAAAcattataaatgtataaatatgttGTTAAATTACTTTCATTCTACTATTTTATTACACAGCACAGGGCTGTCCTACCTTGATAATAAAGTGTATGTATTTGTTCTCTAAAAACACAATTAAACAAGAGTAGTCATCAATCAGAAGTAGTcatggaaaatcaatcaatcaGTATTTTAAGAGGTCATAAGCATACAGTATTTCATGTGAAGGTTTGCTGGCTAAACATCAGATTAAGGATGGTATATAGCTGTTGGTTACGGGCAGGGCTTGGCGTTGGGGAGGGGTAGGCAGCGCTCTGCCACAGCATGCATCTCCCCAACCTGGACACCTTTGTACGTCCCAGACACTGGGATGGTATGGACTCTCCCATCGGTAAACTCCCTGGAGAGTTGAGCTTTGTACGGGATGTCAAACTTGtcaaacaatcactgctgatatacggactaaacttttgtaaagcctgatttctaataccgtgacggcagaaatttagccatagaggaaacactgcaccatatgttatcattccaggatAAGAAacgaggctgcgtttgaaatcgtaaatcgaacttttgtcagcattttgagtggaaatttaATTTGcataggctacaggtgtactattcgtgcacgtcgggctgaccctggcagcggaacgacagtttactggccgctctgtccattcgcgcacctcacagttgcgtattgatcagacaataacacacgcttatcaactcgattactattgatcaaaacagaacgaaggttcagctgtagcctacttgaaacatattATTGAGAAcatcgctgacatgcattgcacgcgtgatgaacacagggttttttttctttcttcatcgCTGACTTTTtgtgcctttggcgctcgggatttgtcattggcgctcgggaaaCAGCTTTGGCTCGCGCCAAAATGTTCTCTATGTAGGATAAACCCTGAACTTGTATTTCAAGCTTGTTTTTCTCATCAGAGCATGTATCCATCAGGGGGGAACTGTCAAAGCCCTCTATGCCCTATATAtccaaaattatatatttttaaaagtaatctgttcttattttattttaaagacCTAATGTTTCTGAAAATAAACCCTTCACTCCTGCCTTTTCAGTTTGTGTTGGAAtgtgaagagagaaaaaaagtccCATTTTGTTTCCCTATCAGAATTTTTCAGCCTCCGTTGATGGGAGGAAAATGCTATgcagctctgtgattggtggtccagAATTTACAGAGGGCCAGTTTTAATTGTTCAATAAATTTCCATTGACGCTAAAATTGACCAATCATATCTTCCGTCTAAATGGGTGGGCTTTGTTATCCTATAACTATGAACATTATGACAAGTTCCGCCCACTATATGGAACACATTTACAAGGGCAGCCAACTGTCACGCATTGGCCGTCAGACACTCaacatttcaaccagttcacacgccacaccttgtatttctcacgccgagaagacaacgccaaccaagtagtcctgcctacgttgtaaacagtaatggaAGGGGCGGGGAAGGGTGCAAACACACGTGAAATGTCTTCTAgttggagtaaaaaaaaaactccaaggttttttgaaaagttggcagccctgtttgAAGCTGATCAACTAGCTAGCTCTAATGTTAGCTTGTTCGTTCACTTTACAATCGAAGTCGCGAGGAGGACATAAACAATTACAGTTACATTTAAGGAGGACATTTTACATTAAAAGTTtcatgacccagccatcaaccaattcatccaaAAACACATAAGAATGGACTACGTTTTCAAGtaaagatcatcaaaggtaggccatgttatttaaaaacctttcggccgccgtgccaactgattttcttccggccgccgtgccaactgattttcttccggccgccgtgccactgttttgtagccctagcctagcctatatgttatagtgttgtgcagaatgactggtcaatctGTGGGCTTAATATATCAACTCAACGTTATTATGCACAATTACCGTAAAGAGTGCAGCAAGGGCTGGATCAAATAGTGCGTACtgaccaacacaatttcatgtaggcctaatggTGTGTGCGCGATGTATGGTGTTTTTTGTGACGAGTAATTGAGGTCAGAGGGCCAAGGTTTAAGAGTCACGGTTTTCTACTGCTTTGTGCATCTGATGCAACGGATGTTATAACAGAGAAGGCTGTGTCGTTGTTTCTTCATTCCCTATTCATCTGACCTGTTCTCAAAGTTTCCTTAGCAAACTTTGTCAGGTTATCTCAAGTTCACCATACTCTGTGTTTTGTACCTCAAAGAAAGTGGATATGTGCTTTTGTAAAATCAATTCTTTACTGttttctctctatccttctatctcacacacacaaacacaaactcaaatgccccccccccccccacacacacacccaccgccccaccaccaccaagtcacaccaaagctgtccaacaaacAATCAAGGTGTCATGCCTCCTCTCTTGATAATTCTGCTctgatgacccagccatcaaccaattcatccaaaaagacaTATGAATGGACTTTGTTTTCCAgaaaagatcatcaaaggtaggccatgttatttaaaaacctttcggccgccgtgccaactgattttcttccggcctccgtgccaactgattttcttccggccgccgtgccaactaaTTTTCTtctggccgccgtgccaactgattttcttccggccgccgtgccaactaattttcttccggccgccgtgccaactaattttcttccggccgccgtgccaactgattttcttccggccgccgtgccaactgattttcttccggccgccgtgccaactgattttcttccggccgccgtgccaactgattttcttccggccgccgtgccactgttttgtagccctagcctatatgttatagtgttgtgcagaatgactggtcaatctGTGGGCTAAATATACCAACTCAACGTTATAATGCACAATTACCGTAAAGAGTGCAGCAAGGGCTGGATCAAATAGTGCGTACTGACCAACATCatttcatgtaggcctaatgcTGTGTGCGCGCTGTATCGTGTGTTCTTTTCTGACAAGTAATTGGGGTCAGAGGGCCAAGGTTTAAAAGTCACGGTTCTCTACTGCTTTGTGCATCTGATGCAACAGATGTTATAACAGAGAAGGCTGTGGCGTTGTTTCTTTTACACCCTCTGCTGGTTCTCCTGTGTCGTCCTGCCTAGACCCTCCACACCTGCCACCCTCATCATCCTGCAATACATCAACCCGGCTTTACAACCACTCCTTGTCAGATGGTTGTCACACATCATTAAAGTCAGACCAGCCCTAATGATTGGACGGTATTTGGactgaatgcaatgattggacagctgcttgtctgtctgtctacctacctcccAGCAGTAGTCAGGAAGAGCGTTCATGGCTTCGAATGGAGCGGtgagatattttggtttgaaaccTCCTGAAACCCGAGCAAAAATGGCAAGGTTTGCTAAATTATCAATCAATTAACCTATCAATATTTCTTAAGCGATGTAAAGATGTTCTAGTTATATTTTTGATGTGGTTTTCTAAATTAAGATCAGTCAAATATGACACTTTTCCAGCCTGGTACTTGGTGTTAAGTGACAGTGTTTTGAAATGTGTAGatagtctctttctttctgctttCTCACCGATGACTAATACCTCTGTTTTATTTTGGTTGAGCTGGAAAAAGTTCTGTCACGTCCATTCATTTATATCAGCAATGCAATTTACCAAACAATCAATAGAGCTATAATTGTTGGGTGTGACAGAAACAGAGCTGCTTAGCTACGGTAattaatgtttacatttacatttagtcatttagcagacgctcttatccagagcgacttacagtaagaacagtgacattccccccgaggcaagtagggtgaagtgccttgcccaaggatacaacgtcatttggcacggtggggaatcgatccggcaaccttctgattactagcccgactccctcaccgctcagccatccgactcccTTGCAACCCCTTGGTTGTGCCTCCTAATGACACTACCAAGGGGTAACATGTATAGACTAAAGAGTAAGGGTCCTAACATTGATCCTTGAGGGACCCCACAGGTCATACAAATGTTTTGGTTGTTGAGCTGTGGTCACCAAGGACGTCAAAATATTCCCGGCCTGTTAGACCCTAAACCAGTTGAGGACTGGACCAGAGACACTGACACTACTCTCATATGAATATCCTGTTCTGTAGTGTCAAAAGCTACGCTCAGATCCAGAAGGGCAAAGACAGAGCTTTTTGGAGTTAGCATTCATTTTAAAGTAATTTACAACCTTGACTAATAACTTTTCTGTACTACGATGGGAATGAAAGCCAGACTGGAATGTGTCAAAGGTACAATGTTTTGCTGTGCAGGTTGAGGCCTGTTTGAGTGCAGCAACAGAGAGGTAGTAGGTCTTACCTAAAGCAAATGGACCCCGTCCATATTTTCCACACTCTGTATCCCACCGTGACAGCCACCATGGGGTTACACAAGCTCCGTCATGCTACCTGGACCTGGACATGCAACATGGACCCTGTGGTGCACTGTCAGCTTCTCACTGTTTGCATGCTACCTGTCAACATGGACACTGGTGCACTGTAGATACTATCAGTAAAGTAGGATGAGACAACACCAGGCTGATTCAGATGACTGGAGCTTTACTGTAACGCGTTCATCACTACATCGTACAACTCATTAACTCTCCCAGCCTGTAGGGGGCAGCATTCATTCACTAACATCATCGTTGATTGTTGTTAAAAGCAGgatcaaggaggaggaggatggaggagagaccagactgaccagtctttctccatgtctctcctgtGATCTCTTCATCTGTGTGGTCACCACGACAACCACGACGAGACCATGACATGGTTTACTGTTTTTTTAGGTAACACCATTTTTGTTCATGGGTAGTAAGTGCTATTTCCTAATTGCTTATGCCTCAAAAGTATGGAAAGCCTTCTAATGCTATTTCAGTTCCAGTTCCATTCTTGTTCTATAGTTAAAAAGCATTTGTGCATTTACCTATGATTGTGTACGAAAGTTGTTTTCTATAAGAAAGGAATTCTATACTAAAATCCTTATTACATGTATGGAGTTTTTGTAACTTTTGTGATGTTAGTTGTTATTTAGAAACAAAGttggatttgatttgatctatTTTAAGCCACATTGTTCTTTGCAGTCTGACAGCAGATCAAAGTCCTCTAACCACTTGTGTTCTAGAACACAGGGGCAGAGCTTCCTCTGGTAACCAGGAGCTCTGAGCACAAACCACAACAGCTTCTTAAGACGAACATGTTCAGAGTAGCTGGTTGAAACCACATTAAGGTGTTTACTCCTTCTGTAAGGATCAAATCAAGACAATTCAGCACTACATATTTTCAGGGGTTTATTACAAAGCACAAAAGCATGATAACAAAATGCATCCTCTACTCAAAAATACATTTAGCAACAAAAAGGATTAAGTGACATTCCAAGTTAGACACTTCccctaaaaaaaaaactgtaaaccaTGTCATGTCCTCGTCGTGGTTGTCGTGGTGACCACACAGTTGGAGAGATCAttggagagacatggagaaagactggtcagtctggtctctcctcctcttccagatttcctccctcctcctcctccatgatcCTGCTTTTAACAACAAACAACTATCACCACATACAACATCCTGCTATGACGACAGGGAAGAGTTGGAGTACAAAATCAAACAAGATTATTTTTTGTAAACAGTTCATGTAGATAACGAGGTCTCTGTACAAAGTAACAGGTTTCTATTCAGAGATTCACTCCACCAATCAGTTAGCCACACAGTAATCTGACAGTGTGACATCTATCCAGGGGTTAACCATCAAGCAGGTGGGTGTGCAGGTGTGCTGTGAACCACCTTGCATGTATCCGACCCAGTAGGcacatgggaggaggagggcagtcaGAGCTCTGGACAGCAGCACCAGGACCCAGCTCAGACCACAGTCCCCATCAGGGTCTGGACACACCGGGCAGACAGGGTCTGGGGGCTCCGCtacacaggagggaggagagggcaggtttAATCTATCTGCCTCTGAACTGAATGTTCACATTTCTCCTTAACGAAGCAGATGACAAGTTGTTTCAGGGAATAGCAGAGAAACACACGTTCCTACCAAACAAAATCCTGATGGTGTCATTTCCAAAGAGATAGATCATTTTAAGTTATTCTGAGGAATCTCAATTAGACTTATCTGTCGTTTAACATTCTGGAATAAATGAACAGAGACATTCTTACCAAATGAAAGACTGATGGTTATATCTCCATAAAGATAGAGCTTCTCCTCTTTTATCTTGTCTGGTGGTGTTTCCACCACCTTCAACGCCACAGTCCCACAATAGTAGAGTCCCAGGTCAGACTCAGTCACGTTCTCAATCAGGAGATCATAGGTGTTGTTGGACTTGTTCCACACCAGAGTAAAACCAGGAAAGGGGTTAAGAACTTGGTCATATTGAAGGATCATGttatttttgttattatatGTGGACATGACCAGAGGAGGCTGGTTCCTATGAGAGCAGTTCCTGTACCACACTACGTACACCCCAGATGATACTCTGCAGTCACAGTGGAGAGTAACGTTGTCTCCTGGTCTGACTCTCTGCTCCACCTCGGCTCCAGAGacccctgtctctccacaggaagcagcacctggagaggaacaggaagtgtttggAACAGTCTTGAGGAAACATATTTATGAACAATGTTACTGTAATTCATATATATATGACAGGACTAGACGTTCCTTGTTTTCCGATGATCTCTCTATAAAGACTAGAAACAAGCTACTTGGATCGAGGAagtgtaagtaagtaagtaagtaagactttatttatatagcacatttcatacaataattgcagctcaaggtgctttacataaaatcaaaaaaaacaataatacaagtgataaaagtaatgatctacaacaaaccagactagccgcactttGTCTGCGTATCAGTGGTCCTGAGTTTACTTACAGAAGAGTGCAGTCAGagcgacacacagacacagcctgtcCATCTCCAGGTCTGACGCTGACTGACAGAGAAGCAGGTCTTTGACGCATGTTTCCGTTACGATGTGCCCATCCACAGCACCATTAAAGGACATACGTGCAGCGATTGGTTAGCTGCAATGGAAACATTTTTCTTTTAAGGTTTTGAGAGGTTTTGAGAGGTGGGTTTAACACAGAAGTGAACAGCTCTCATAACAAGCGTCGTGGAAAGTTGAGGTTATTCAGTCTCAACAACAGGGTCCACTTGACCACGCCCATAACCACACAGCACCACCAAGACCTCcttaaactgacacacacaggttgcCCTTCACTAGCCTCAGACAGGAACTCTCAGAATACTCTTTCCTGATGACATATTAACTTAGCAAATGTGTCTTGAGGAAATATTAACTGATACTGAATAATATTGAAATATAATTAGTAATACTGGaaggtaataataataataataatatgttaAATGTCATAACGCCTTTCCAGAGCTCAAGGATGCTTTACAATGATGATACACAATACAATATACAATAAATCAAGAACACACTCacctgtaaacaacaacaacaccaacatAATCACCTGCAATCAACATGAATTTAAATGTCTGTGCACAGATCCCACATACCACTATCCTACCTTGAAATGGTTTAAACAATACAATGATTACATCAGCAAAGTGTGTTCTAGGTCTTGTAGTTGTTGGGGTGATGGTGGCGTCATGATACACTGATAGTGGTCGAATGGACCCAATTGGTGAGACAGAATAACCACAAACTAAACTTTCCGTTGACGCTTGCTATGAGAGCTGTTCACACCCGTATGTCTTAAAACCTTCAAAGAAAAAACCCAAACTGAGATGTTTCCATTGCAGCTAACCAATCACTGCACGTATGTCCTTTAATGGTGCTGTGGATGGGCACATCGTAACGGAAACATGCGTCAAAGACCTGCTTCTCTGTCAGTCAGCGTCAGACCTGGAGATGgacaggctgtgtctgtgtgtcgctCTGACTGCACTCTTCTGTAAGTAAACTCAGGAACGTCATGTCCTGTCATAGAGATTGAATTATGATTATTAATTATGAATTACAGTAACGTTGTTCATAAATATGTTTCATCAAGACTCTGTTccaaacacttcctgttcctcttcaggtgctgcttcctgtggagagacaggggtCTCTGGAGCTGAGGTGGAGCAGAGAGTCACACCAGGAGACAACGTTACTCTCCCCTGTGACTGCAGAGTATCATCTGGGGTGTACGTAGTGTGGTACAGGAACTGCTCTCATAGGAACCAGCCTCCTCTGGTCATGTCCACatataataacaaaaataaCATGATCCTTCAATATGACCAAGTTCTTAACCCCTTTCCTGGTTTTACTCTGGTGTGGAACAAGTCCAACAACACCTATGATCTCCTGATTGAGAACGTGACTGAGTCTGACCTGGGACTCTACTACTGTGGGACTGAGGAGAAGAAGGTGGTGGAAACAGACAAGATAAAAGAGGAGAAGCTCTATCTTTATGGAGATATAACCATCAGTCTTTCATTTGGTAAAAATTTCTCTGTTCATTTATTCCAGATTGAGTAAATGACATTGCTCAGATTGACTGAATGAGGTTCCTCAGATTGACTGAATGAGGTTCCTCAGATTGACTGAATGAGGTTCCTCAGATTGACTGAATGAGGTTCCTCAGATTGACTGAATGAGGTTCCTCAAATTGACTGAATGAGGTTTCTCAGATTGAGAACTGAAGGAATaacgtgtctgtgtgctgtgcttGTTCTCTGCTTCCACCGTGTTAGTTCCTAAGCCGGGTCATTCAGAGCCAGCCTGTCCAGAGAAGGATCTATACTGGATCCTGCTGCTCACTCTGTGTCCTGgctgtgctctcctctcctccatcctctcctccatcctggtCTACCACTACTGCTGCAGGACCACCGgtactctcaccctctctcactgcctgtactccttttctctgtctggtctctcctcctctctcactgccaGTACTCgttttctctgtctggtctctcctcctctctcactgcctgtactc
The Hypomesus transpacificus isolate Combined female chromosome 22, fHypTra1, whole genome shotgun sequence genome window above contains:
- the LOC124484105 gene encoding uncharacterized protein LOC124484105 isoform X1 encodes the protein MSFNGAVDGHIVTETCVKDLLLCQSASDLEMDRLCLCVALTALFCAASCGETGVSGAEVEQRVRPGDNVTLHCVCRVSTGVYVVWYRNCSHRNQPTLVMYTYNNDKNMFLQYDQVLNPFPGFTLVWNKSNNTYDLLIENVTESDLGLYYCGTVERRVVETEMIKQETIYLYGDITISLSFVPEPAPSEPASHPDPEKDLYRILLLTLCPGCALFSSILSSILVYHYCCRTIASKEPQGDCRTDTRRRESRVQGPLTSSRKETSVTLRWISPRDRGYHRRRVGLRALTSVPTQPSRLVGSEEREKHLQHQP
- the LOC124484111 gene encoding uncharacterized protein LOC124484111, encoding MSFNGAVDGHIVTETCVKDLLLCQSASDLEMDRLCLCVALTALFCAASCGETGVSGAEVEQRVRPGDNVTLHCDCRVSSGVYVVWYRNCSHRNQPPLVMSTYNNKNNMILQYDQVLNPFPGFTLVWNKSNNTYDLLIENVTESDLGLYYCGTVALKVVETPPDKIKEEKLYLYGDITISLSFAEPPDPVCPVCPDPDGDCGLSWVLVLLSRALTALLLPCAYWVGYMQGGSQHTCTPTCLMVNPWIDVTLSDYCVAN
- the LOC124484105 gene encoding uncharacterized protein LOC124484105 isoform X2; the encoded protein is MSFNGAVDGHIVTETCVKDLLLCQSASDLEMDRLCLCVALTALFCAASCGETGVSGAEVEQRVRPGDNVTLHCVCRVSTGVYVVWYRNCSHRNQPTLVMYTYNNDKNMFLQYDQVLNPFPGFTLVWNKSNNTYDLLIENVTESDLGLYYCGTVERRVVETEMIKQETIYLYGDITISLSFVPEPAPSEPASHPDPEKDLYRILLLTLCPGCALFSSILSSILVYHYCCRTIASKEPQGDCRTDTRRRESRVQQEGDQCYAALDFPQGQRIPQKKSRTQSSDFSTYSAIKTSGV
- the LOC124484105 gene encoding uncharacterized protein LOC124484105 isoform X3 codes for the protein MSFNGAVDGHIVTETCVKDLLLCQSASDLEMDRLCLCVALTALFCAASCGETGVSGAEVEQRVRPGDNVTLHCVCRVSTGVYVVWYRNCSHRNQPTLVMYTYNNDKNMFLQYDQVLNPFPGFTLVWNKSNNTYDLLIENVTESDLGLYYCGTVERRVVETEMIKQETIYLYGDITISLSFVPEPAPSEPASHPDPEKDLYRILLLTLCPGCALFSSILSSILVYHYCCRTIASKEPQGDCRTDTRRRESRVQEGDQCYAALDFPQGQRIPQKKSRTQSSDFSTYSAIKTSGV
- the LOC124484463 gene encoding uncharacterized protein LOC124484463; translation: MSFNGAVDGHIVTETCVKDLLLCQSASDLEMDRLCLCVALTALFCAASCGETGVSGAEVEQRVTPGDNVTLPCDCRVSSGVYVVWYRNCSHRNQPPLVMSTYNNKNNMILQYDQVLNPFPGFTLVWNKSNNTYDLLIENVTESDLGLYYCGTEEKKVVETDKIKEEKLYLYGDITISLSFVPKPGHSEPACPEKDLYWILLLTLCPGCALLSSILSSILVYHYCCRTTASKEPQGDCRTDTRRRESRVQQEGDQCYAALDFPQGQRRPQKKRRTQSSDFSTYSAIKTSGV